In the Corynebacterium gerontici genome, one interval contains:
- the tpiA gene encoding triose-phosphate isomerase, which translates to MARTPLIAGNWKMNLDHLQAVATVQKLAFALPKEYYEKVDVAVTVPFTDLRSVQTLVEGDKLQITYGAQDVSEHESGAYTGEVSAQMLAKLGCRWVVVGHSERREYHNESSALVAKKAQAALGQGMSPIVCVGEPLEIREKGTHVEYVVEQTRDSLAGLSSEDLAKTVIAYEPVWAIGTGKVASAADAQEVCAAIRKLIAELADASVAENIRILYGGSVKADTVAEIVGQTDVDGGLVGGASLDGEAFAKLAANAASEV; encoded by the coding sequence ATGGCACGTACCCCATTGATCGCTGGTAACTGGAAGATGAACTTGGATCATCTACAGGCCGTAGCCACGGTTCAAAAGCTCGCCTTCGCGTTGCCGAAGGAATACTACGAAAAGGTAGATGTTGCAGTCACCGTTCCTTTCACCGATCTGCGCTCGGTGCAGACTCTAGTAGAAGGTGACAAGCTGCAGATCACGTATGGCGCCCAGGACGTTTCTGAGCACGAGTCGGGTGCCTATACCGGTGAGGTGTCGGCGCAAATGCTGGCGAAGCTCGGTTGTCGTTGGGTCGTGGTCGGCCACTCTGAACGTCGTGAGTACCACAACGAGAGCTCCGCTTTGGTTGCTAAGAAGGCCCAGGCAGCGCTTGGCCAAGGCATGAGCCCAATCGTATGCGTGGGCGAACCACTTGAGATCCGTGAAAAGGGCACTCACGTTGAATACGTCGTAGAGCAAACCCGCGACTCTCTGGCTGGCTTGTCTTCTGAGGATCTGGCAAAGACCGTCATCGCCTACGAGCCCGTTTGGGCGATCGGTACCGGCAAGGTAGCTTCCGCTGCAGATGCCCAAGAAGTCTGCGCGGCCATTCGCAAGCTCATCGCAGAGCTTGCCGACGCCTCCGTGGCCGAAAACATCCGTATTCTTTACGGCGGTTCTGTGAAGGCCGACACCGTTGCCGAGATCGTCGGCCAGACCGACGTCGACGGTGGCCTCGTCGGTGGCGCTTCGCTGGACGGTGAAGCGTTTGCGAAGCTCGCGGCAAACGCTGCTTCTGAGGTCTAG